A genomic region of Yoonia rosea contains the following coding sequences:
- a CDS encoding AAA family ATPase, translating into MSQSSDQMELREDDIRKHYIPAAEMLMHLDHAPRLAKARLSLEAPEKSPDVAATRRRFRSTTPGLLSRTSAPSGGVRLLDRIAESDDDDPLTSPAQAAVAHALRRALSIAFTVADAFSDQTALTELKRINLEGRMPQERSVEFTEYLTAESLIALYTFANATSFLLAAQASEQSVDVGSVDEILTDNAPLALHGAIWELDQKLGQFAKDEATLIATMLAYAEQLMEKVALRASTAGRLASFNAASWRVEADDFVVQGFTPARKAKGSTLTMTFKKPNEVVGNHIAKYQAMKLSKMLMAYDFDRRLNPFAELGGFIFTFMGDGKPGTGKTTLIQMMAGLMHEYCQNAGYPFRYQNLSTDNIDSYQGKSGQNAKAFINNVLDPGVIGFGTIDDIDQLAGKRGDRQSSAGQLEITAVLMESFAGANTVVRGNCTFGMFSNYPENVDDALRQRAGARFLVDGPQTREDYIDILYLLMGKNHDIPVGAHEVFSAQEIKKAVAASFESHARPHEEGLQRVFEQVHAQVGDLDTIAKLGTYLKGIQEADERFTGRAIKNITDAVKVRAMDFELPDEWMEEPDLFLFKDYDTKKSMISELRQPITVEMVIQEINRYADSEFRYADKSDEVAIDAMVRDFGRQEIAKKRYLEGKGS; encoded by the coding sequence ATGAGCCAATCAAGTGATCAAATGGAGCTGCGCGAAGACGATATCCGCAAGCATTATATCCCCGCTGCGGAAATGCTGATGCATCTCGATCATGCACCGCGATTGGCCAAGGCGCGCCTGTCGCTTGAGGCACCTGAAAAGTCACCCGACGTTGCCGCAACCCGGCGTCGGTTCCGGTCAACAACACCGGGATTGCTGTCGCGCACATCTGCGCCTTCGGGCGGGGTGCGTCTGTTGGACCGGATTGCCGAAAGCGATGACGATGACCCGCTGACCTCGCCCGCGCAGGCGGCGGTGGCCCATGCACTACGCCGTGCGCTTTCGATTGCATTCACTGTTGCGGATGCCTTTTCGGATCAGACTGCACTGACCGAATTGAAGCGCATTAACCTTGAGGGGCGCATGCCGCAGGAAAGGTCTGTTGAATTTACCGAGTACCTGACAGCGGAATCGCTGATTGCGCTTTACACCTTTGCCAACGCGACCTCGTTTCTCTTGGCCGCGCAAGCGAGCGAGCAAAGTGTCGATGTGGGTTCGGTAGATGAAATTCTAACGGATAACGCGCCATTGGCATTGCATGGGGCGATTTGGGAGCTGGATCAGAAGCTGGGCCAGTTTGCCAAGGATGAGGCGACGCTGATTGCCACCATGCTGGCCTATGCCGAGCAGCTGATGGAGAAGGTCGCGCTGCGGGCCTCCACTGCGGGGCGCCTGGCGTCTTTCAATGCGGCGTCATGGCGGGTCGAGGCGGATGATTTTGTGGTGCAGGGCTTTACCCCCGCGCGCAAAGCCAAGGGGTCCACCCTGACGATGACCTTTAAGAAGCCGAATGAGGTCGTGGGTAATCACATTGCCAAATATCAGGCGATGAAGCTGTCCAAGATGCTGATGGCCTATGATTTTGATCGCAGGCTGAACCCCTTCGCTGAACTCGGCGGGTTCATCTTTACCTTCATGGGTGACGGGAAGCCCGGTACGGGTAAAACGACGCTGATCCAGATGATGGCGGGGTTGATGCATGAGTATTGCCAGAACGCAGGCTATCCGTTTCGCTATCAGAACCTGAGCACCGATAATATCGACAGTTATCAGGGGAAATCGGGCCAGAATGCCAAAGCGTTTATCAATAATGTCCTTGATCCCGGCGTGATTGGTTTCGGGACGATTGATGATATCGACCAACTGGCGGGAAAACGCGGCGATCGGCAATCCTCGGCGGGGCAGCTGGAAATTACGGCCGTTTTGATGGAGAGCTTTGCGGGTGCCAATACAGTCGTGCGGGGCAACTGCACCTTCGGGATGTTCTCGAACTATCCCGAAAACGTGGATGACGCATTGCGTCAGCGTGCCGGTGCGCGGTTTCTGGTCGATGGGCCGCAAACGCGCGAAGACTATATCGATATTCTTTATCTGCTGATGGGCAAGAACCACGATATCCCCGTTGGCGCGCATGAGGTGTTCAGCGCGCAAGAGATCAAAAAGGCCGTTGCGGCCAGTTTTGAAAGCCATGCCCGCCCGCATGAAGAAGGGCTGCAACGGGTCTTTGAACAGGTCCATGCGCAGGTTGGCGATCTGGATACGATTGCCAAATTGGGGACCTATCTGAAGGGCATACAAGAGGCGGATGAACGATTCACAGGGCGCGCGATCAAAAACATTACGGATGCTGTAAAGGTCCGCGCCATGGATTTCGAATTGCCTGATGAATGGATGGAAGAGCCGGATCTGTTCCTGTTCAAAGACTATGACACGAAGAAATCCATGATTTCGGAATTGCGCCAGCCGATCACCGTCGAGATGGTGATTCAGGAGATCAACCGCTATGCCGATAGTGAATTCCGCTATGCTGATAAATCGGATGAGGTTGCGATTGATGCGATGGTACGTGACTTCGGGCGGCAGGAGATTGCCAAGAAGCGGTACCTGGAAGGGAAGGGATCATGA
- a CDS encoding DUF6638 family protein, protein MELLIEKGLMFGNLIRVDSPVLVERYNRALKHLTGRETEQNVFHIDISGYSPEIGDEFGDDLYLNHKGVNRQFILLTTEQATAPLLNAKLSTSRGILRQFIEENRAELFALTARDAVAGELVNSVYMADTPAKLFDIRKITIEADTTSGTVAAAAKLGAMIDRFKTAPDGWYDDVLIADMIGMAKKTGDVLRNPVSLRKMSFGQENFWTAHFGGIYIFRDVEHPAAIVAGPKDAVGDLPIPYTFDLRDRSAIAKFLSLNDLVEPIIKARGIDAAAILHQKMDFIVASVAAQMKEDLTGATRQDLRRLGRHYAAQLPPEWQGLAALLRWAEEDGPWPTITSDHPAYFYTLRAKSHVDADLVNRLLAELTPLDIRQLFICHKEAFYDAYARWPEEKQAYVVDFLDHEYQVDKAGARAALYGHVDPAPELPHVSRSDLMARVGPWGAITRGRG, encoded by the coding sequence ATGGAGCTTCTGATCGAAAAGGGCCTGATGTTCGGCAACCTGATCCGCGTCGACTCACCCGTACTAGTCGAACGCTACAATCGTGCGCTGAAGCATCTGACAGGCCGCGAAACAGAACAAAACGTGTTTCATATTGATATTTCCGGATACTCGCCAGAGATTGGTGATGAGTTTGGCGATGACCTTTACCTCAACCACAAAGGTGTCAATCGCCAGTTCATTTTGCTGACGACTGAACAGGCGACAGCACCGCTCTTGAATGCGAAACTCTCGACCTCACGCGGTATCTTGCGGCAGTTCATCGAAGAAAACCGCGCCGAGCTATTTGCGCTGACGGCACGTGACGCGGTGGCAGGGGAATTGGTGAATTCGGTCTATATGGCGGATACGCCTGCCAAGCTTTTTGATATCCGCAAAATCACAATTGAGGCCGACACCACCAGCGGCACCGTCGCGGCCGCTGCCAAGCTTGGCGCGATGATTGACCGTTTCAAGACCGCACCTGATGGCTGGTATGATGACGTGCTTATCGCCGACATGATCGGCATGGCAAAGAAAACCGGCGACGTGTTGCGCAACCCTGTGTCGCTGCGCAAGATGTCGTTCGGGCAAGAGAATTTCTGGACGGCGCATTTTGGCGGGATTTATATCTTTCGCGATGTAGAGCATCCTGCGGCGATCGTGGCCGGCCCAAAAGACGCGGTGGGCGATCTGCCGATCCCCTACACCTTCGATCTTCGGGATCGCTCTGCCATTGCCAAGTTTCTGTCGCTTAACGATCTGGTCGAGCCAATCATCAAAGCACGCGGCATTGATGCGGCCGCGATCCTGCATCAGAAAATGGATTTCATCGTGGCCTCTGTAGCGGCTCAAATGAAAGAAGACCTGACAGGGGCCACGCGCCAAGACCTGCGCCGTTTGGGCCGGCACTATGCCGCGCAACTGCCGCCGGAATGGCAGGGGCTTGCGGCACTTTTGCGCTGGGCCGAAGAAGACGGGCCGTGGCCGACGATCACTTCTGACCATCCAGCCTATTTCTACACGCTGCGTGCCAAGTCGCACGTCGATGCAGATCTGGTGAACAGGCTCTTGGCCGAGCTCACGCCGCTGGATATCCGTCAGTTGTTTATTTGCCATAAAGAGGCGTTCTATGACGCCTATGCCCGCTGGCCCGAGGAAAAGCAGGCCTATGTCGTTGATTTTCTTGACCATGAATACCAAGTCGATAAGGCGGGCGCGCGCGCAGCACTGTACGGCCATGTCGATCCGGCGCCTGAGTTGCCGCATGTTTCGCGGTCTGATTTGATGGCGCGGGTCGGTCCGTGGGGCGCGATCACGCGAGGGAGAGGGTAA
- a CDS encoding DUF1523 family protein → MRKIKITFRVIVFLLIAGLLHYALPQHDVVRIVNTYQERQDLNDWTRIFWARPDDQSATLINRDVQFIQTVKMRTWLLGFVQRETTEVMVYRNEDTGWGWPFYFKFDTANLQTEADDLSSTAQNPQWAVMTHYGWRNEYFSAFPNAVAIRPIGNPNVTIIPWFNIFFFIALMAALLFIRAMWRQFRERSVDPLLDAAEHQFDEVQAEVAQRRGRFTKWLDSWRDKNKNRPVK, encoded by the coding sequence ATGCGCAAGATAAAGATCACTTTCCGGGTTATCGTCTTTTTGCTGATCGCTGGCTTGTTGCATTACGCGCTGCCGCAGCATGATGTTGTGCGTATCGTGAACACGTATCAGGAACGACAGGATCTGAACGACTGGACCCGCATTTTCTGGGCAAGGCCGGATGACCAGTCGGCAACACTGATCAACCGTGATGTGCAGTTTATCCAGACTGTGAAAATGCGCACATGGCTGCTGGGGTTCGTTCAGCGCGAGACCACCGAGGTGATGGTGTATCGCAACGAGGATACCGGCTGGGGCTGGCCGTTCTATTTCAAATTCGACACGGCGAACCTGCAAACCGAGGCAGATGATCTCAGCTCGACGGCGCAAAACCCGCAATGGGCCGTGATGACCCACTATGGCTGGCGCAACGAGTATTTTTCGGCCTTTCCCAATGCCGTGGCGATCCGGCCCATCGGCAATCCGAATGTCACGATCATTCCGTGGTTCAACATCTTCTTCTTTATCGCATTGATGGCCGCCCTCTTGTTCATCCGCGCCATGTGGCGACAGTTCCGAGAACGTTCGGTTGATCCGTTGCTGGATGCAGCGGAACACCAGTTCGATGAGGTGCAGGCCGAGGTTGCTCAGCGTCGCGGACGTTTCACCAAATGGCTGGATAGCTGGCGCGACAAGAACAAAAATCGCCCTGTGAAGTAG
- a CDS encoding aldehyde dehydrogenase family protein, protein MTIKEIFDTMDYGPAPESSAEALKWLADRGGIAGHYINGKWGPLRDDFASYNPATGEKLAGVTKGTAAEIETAVAAARKAQPAWAKSGHKRARVLYAIARLMQKHARLLAVMETLDNGKPIRESRDIDVPLAIRHFYHHAGFAQLMKSELPNQEALGVCGQIIPWNFPLLMLAWKIAPALAMGNTVVLKPAEYTPLTAMVFADICTQAGVPPGVVNIVTGDGETGAALVAAEVDKIAFTGSTEVGRKIREATAGSGKALSLELGGKSPYIVFEDADIDSAVEGLVDAIWFNQGQVCCAGSRLLVQEGIAERFYTKLKARMDGLRIGDPLDKCIDVGAIVDPGQLDQITKMVSANTEGETYQVKAPEGCFYPPTLITGLSPASTLMQEEIFGPVLAATTFRTPSEAVEIANNTRYGLAASVWSENINLALDIAPKLAAGIVWVNGTNMMDAAAGFGGVRESGFGREGGWEGLAGYTKPSGTAKALKQIAAFTTEDGHPADPLDRTAKLYIGGKQARPDGGYSTPVYSPRGKLLGHASLANRKDIRNAVEACNAAKGWSKTSGHLRAQILYYVAENLSARAEEFATRINQMTGGRGGAEEVEGAIRTLFTYAAWADKYDGQVHGVPIRGVALAMKEPVGNIGVLCDDAAPLGGLISAMAPAIAMGNRVIMAASEPYPLAATDFYQVLETSDVPAGVVNILTGSHAELAPTLAKHLDIDAVWSFSSSDLSAVIEQASAGNLKRTWVNYGKALTPSARDYLAASTEVKNIWIPYGE, encoded by the coding sequence ATGACCATCAAGGAAATCTTCGACACTATGGATTACGGCCCCGCCCCAGAAAGCAGCGCAGAGGCGCTGAAATGGCTGGCCGATCGTGGCGGCATCGCAGGCCATTATATCAACGGCAAATGGGGGCCGTTGCGCGATGATTTCGCATCCTACAATCCGGCAACAGGTGAAAAGCTGGCAGGTGTGACCAAAGGCACCGCCGCGGAAATCGAGACCGCCGTCGCTGCGGCCCGGAAAGCGCAGCCAGCGTGGGCCAAGTCCGGCCACAAACGCGCCCGTGTCCTTTATGCCATCGCGCGGCTTATGCAAAAACATGCCCGCCTGCTGGCGGTCATGGAAACGCTCGACAATGGCAAACCCATCCGCGAAAGCCGCGACATCGACGTGCCGCTGGCCATCCGGCATTTCTATCATCATGCGGGTTTTGCCCAATTGATGAAATCCGAACTTCCCAACCAAGAGGCCTTGGGCGTTTGTGGCCAGATCATTCCGTGGAACTTTCCGTTGCTCATGCTGGCATGGAAAATCGCGCCCGCATTGGCGATGGGCAACACGGTCGTGTTGAAACCCGCCGAATACACCCCCCTCACTGCGATGGTTTTCGCCGACATTTGCACGCAAGCAGGTGTGCCGCCGGGTGTCGTGAACATCGTCACCGGTGACGGCGAAACCGGGGCGGCGCTGGTCGCCGCCGAGGTCGATAAAATCGCTTTCACCGGATCAACCGAAGTCGGCCGCAAAATTCGCGAGGCGACCGCCGGATCAGGCAAGGCGCTCAGCCTCGAACTGGGTGGCAAATCCCCTTACATCGTATTTGAGGATGCCGACATTGACTCAGCTGTTGAGGGCCTCGTCGATGCGATCTGGTTCAATCAGGGCCAAGTGTGCTGCGCAGGTTCGCGGCTTCTGGTGCAAGAGGGCATTGCGGAGCGCTTCTACACAAAACTCAAGGCCCGCATGGACGGGCTGCGCATAGGCGATCCACTGGACAAGTGCATCGACGTGGGCGCAATCGTGGACCCTGGGCAACTCGACCAGATCACAAAAATGGTCAGCGCCAATACAGAAGGTGAAACCTATCAGGTCAAAGCACCCGAAGGCTGCTTTTATCCGCCAACGCTGATCACCGGCCTGTCGCCAGCTTCAACGCTGATGCAGGAAGAAATCTTTGGCCCTGTTTTGGCCGCGACAACCTTCCGCACCCCGTCCGAAGCAGTCGAGATCGCCAATAACACGCGCTACGGTCTGGCCGCGTCAGTCTGGTCTGAAAACATCAACCTTGCCCTTGATATCGCGCCCAAACTGGCCGCAGGGATCGTCTGGGTCAACGGCACTAATATGATGGACGCCGCTGCCGGTTTCGGTGGTGTGCGCGAAAGCGGCTTCGGGCGCGAAGGCGGATGGGAGGGGCTGGCCGGTTATACCAAACCTTCAGGCACGGCCAAAGCACTGAAGCAGATCGCAGCCTTCACAACCGAAGACGGCCACCCCGCCGATCCGCTTGATCGCACGGCCAAGCTTTATATCGGCGGCAAACAGGCGCGGCCCGATGGCGGCTATTCTACCCCCGTTTATAGCCCCCGTGGTAAATTGCTCGGCCATGCATCGCTGGCCAATCGCAAGGATATCCGCAACGCGGTTGAGGCCTGCAACGCCGCCAAAGGCTGGTCCAAGACTTCAGGGCACCTGCGCGCGCAGATCCTCTATTATGTCGCCGAAAACCTCTCGGCCCGTGCAGAGGAGTTCGCCACGCGGATCAACCAGATGACAGGCGGGCGTGGCGGCGCGGAAGAAGTCGAAGGTGCGATCCGCACGCTCTTTACCTATGCCGCGTGGGCCGACAAGTATGACGGCCAGGTGCATGGGGTCCCGATCCGCGGCGTCGCTCTGGCGATGAAAGAACCGGTTGGCAACATCGGGGTCCTCTGCGACGACGCAGCACCGCTTGGCGGGTTAATCAGCGCGATGGCGCCTGCGATCGCGATGGGCAACCGCGTGATCATGGCGGCAAGCGAACCTTACCCACTGGCCGCGACAGACTTCTATCAGGTGCTGGAAACCTCTGATGTCCCTGCAGGCGTGGTCAATATTCTCACCGGAAGCCACGCCGAACTTGCCCCGACACTGGCCAAACATCTGGACATTGACGCGGTCTGGTCATTCTCAAGCAGCGACCTGAGCGCTGTGATCGAGCAGGCCAGCGCAGGCAACCTCAAACGCACATGGGTGAACTACGGCAAGGCGCTAACGCCATCGGCCCGCGACTATCTTGCCGCCAGCACCGAGGTGAAGAACATCTGGATCCCTTACGGGGAATAG
- the deoC gene encoding deoxyribose-phosphate aldolase, protein MPLDLDWVMAVQANTSAIERRAATLPGRRSVKKDYQAAWLCKAISLMDLTTLSGDDSEGRVRRLCAKARQPVAQPILEALGMEGLTTGAVCVYHDMVATAVDALQGTNIPVAAVSTGFPAGLSPFHLRIAEIGESVAAGAQEIDIVISRRHVLTGNWQALYDEMKEMRAACGDAHVKAILATGELGTLRNVARASLVCMMAGADFIKTSTGKEPVNATLPVTLTMIRAIRDYQDRTGIKVGYKPAGGISKAKDALVYLSMIKDELGDRWLQPDLFRFGASSLLGDIERQLEHHVTGAYSAQWRHAIG, encoded by the coding sequence ATGCCGCTTGATCTCGATTGGGTCATGGCGGTGCAGGCCAATACTTCGGCTATCGAACGGCGCGCGGCAACGCTGCCAGGGCGGCGCAGCGTCAAAAAGGATTATCAGGCGGCGTGGCTGTGCAAAGCGATCAGCCTGATGGACCTGACCACACTGTCCGGCGATGACAGCGAAGGCCGCGTGCGTCGCCTGTGCGCCAAAGCCCGCCAGCCTGTTGCGCAACCCATCCTTGAGGCCTTGGGCATGGAAGGTCTGACCACAGGTGCGGTTTGCGTCTACCACGATATGGTCGCAACGGCAGTCGATGCGTTGCAAGGCACGAATATTCCAGTCGCGGCGGTCTCGACCGGCTTTCCGGCCGGCCTATCGCCCTTCCATTTGCGCATTGCCGAGATCGGCGAAAGCGTTGCCGCGGGCGCGCAGGAAATCGACATCGTGATCAGCCGCCGCCATGTGCTGACAGGCAACTGGCAAGCGCTTTATGATGAAATGAAGGAAATGCGCGCTGCCTGTGGCGACGCGCATGTCAAAGCGATCTTGGCCACAGGCGAACTTGGCACCCTGCGCAACGTCGCCCGTGCCAGCCTTGTATGCATGATGGCGGGCGCCGATTTCATCAAGACATCGACCGGCAAAGAGCCGGTGAATGCCACTCTCCCTGTTACACTTACCATGATCCGCGCGATCCGCGATTATCAGGATCGTACCGGCATCAAAGTCGGCTATAAACCTGCCGGCGGGATCAGTAAGGCCAAGGATGCCCTTGTCTATCTGAGCATGATCAAGGACGAACTGGGTGACCGCTGGCTGCAACCCGACCTTTTCCGCTTTGGCGCCTCAAGCCTTCTGGGCGACATCGAACGGCAACTCGAACATCACGTCACCGGCGCCTATTCCGCCCAGTGGCGGCACGCGATTGGATAG
- a CDS encoding helix-turn-helix transcriptional regulator → MTQTLLHADVLATGTQIRLTRATLAPTRPRTLHNHDFYELFWVQNGMVRHHLAGGAETLGEGDLVFIRPGQPHALQGRGEHALVVSLSIHPDTIKALVARHPSVDGHLFWAPQGPVQTHRDIRQLAALNHAAVQLENSPCDTLAAEAFLLPLCADLTANIFDTQIPDWLATACNAAKSPEVFRDGSAGLVAITGKAHPHVSRMMRKYLGQTPSDYINRIRMEHAARALTTDSEAISDIAADCGIPNMSHFHKLFRAAYGLTPLQYRQKYQKQVVQPA, encoded by the coding sequence ATGACCCAAACACTCCTTCATGCTGACGTCCTCGCCACCGGCACGCAAATCCGCCTGACACGGGCGACGTTGGCGCCGACACGCCCCAGAACACTGCATAATCACGACTTTTATGAACTGTTCTGGGTGCAAAACGGCATGGTCCGCCATCATCTCGCCGGTGGCGCCGAAACGCTTGGCGAAGGTGACCTTGTCTTTATTCGACCGGGACAGCCCCACGCACTGCAAGGGCGCGGCGAACATGCGCTTGTGGTGTCGCTCAGCATCCATCCCGATACCATCAAGGCGCTGGTTGCGCGGCACCCCAGCGTCGATGGACATTTGTTCTGGGCCCCCCAAGGCCCTGTGCAAACGCACCGTGATATCCGGCAACTGGCGGCACTCAACCATGCCGCCGTGCAGTTGGAAAATAGCCCTTGCGACACGCTCGCGGCCGAAGCGTTCTTGCTGCCGCTCTGTGCCGATCTGACCGCAAACATCTTTGACACGCAGATCCCCGACTGGCTGGCAACCGCATGCAACGCCGCCAAATCGCCAGAGGTCTTTCGCGACGGATCCGCGGGATTGGTCGCGATTACAGGCAAAGCACACCCGCATGTCAGCCGCATGATGCGCAAATATCTGGGGCAGACACCGTCCGACTACATCAATCGTATCCGCATGGAACATGCCGCCCGCGCCCTGACCACCGACAGCGAAGCGATCAGCGACATCGCTGCGGATTGCGGCATCCCCAACATGTCGCATTTTCACAAACTGTTCCGCGCAGCCTACGGGCTGACCCCTTTGCAGTATCGGCAAAAATACCAAAAACAGGTCGTACAACCGGCCTAG
- the rpe gene encoding ribulose-phosphate 3-epimerase, with translation MSFDRTIKIAPSILSADFANFGAECEAIEAQGADWVHVDVMDGHFVPNITFGPATCAAIRPHIKGVMDVHLMIAPVDPYIEAFANAGADVITAHVEAGPHIHRTLQAIRGAGAKAGVALNPGTPASSVEMLLDMVDLVCVMTVNPGFGGQKFIHSQVEKVRDLRAMIGDRPIHIEIDGGVDPTTAPLVAAAGADVLVAGSAVFRGGSVSNPAPYGENIRAIRAAAMTA, from the coding sequence ATGAGCTTTGACCGCACAATCAAGATCGCCCCGTCCATTCTCTCGGCTGATTTCGCCAATTTTGGCGCGGAGTGTGAGGCAATTGAAGCGCAGGGTGCCGATTGGGTGCATGTGGATGTCATGGACGGGCATTTTGTGCCCAACATCACTTTCGGCCCTGCAACCTGTGCGGCGATCCGTCCACACATCAAAGGTGTCATGGACGTGCATTTGATGATTGCGCCGGTTGATCCCTACATCGAAGCATTTGCCAATGCCGGCGCCGATGTGATCACCGCCCATGTCGAGGCTGGCCCGCATATTCACCGTACCTTGCAGGCTATCCGTGGCGCAGGGGCAAAGGCCGGCGTGGCGCTGAACCCGGGCACGCCCGCGTCTTCGGTCGAGATGCTGCTCGACATGGTTGATCTGGTTTGCGTGATGACGGTGAACCCCGGTTTTGGCGGGCAGAAGTTTATTCATTCTCAGGTCGAAAAAGTGCGCGACCTGCGTGCCATGATCGGTGACCGCCCGATCCATATCGAGATTGATGGCGGCGTTGATCCGACAACGGCACCTTTGGTTGCAGCGGCCGGTGCCGACGTGCTTGTCGCGGGCTCTGCCGTGTTCCGTGGTGGGTCTGTAAGTAATCCCGCGCCCTATGGTGAGAATATCCGTGCGATACGTGCGGCAGCAATGACGGCGTGA
- a CDS encoding ImmA/IrrE family metallo-endopeptidase — MIKFVEKVARMPARHPSYPYVEPVSACPTPLEIEVLADGCAHEWGCRRGISLDEICTNAGVDIEYSHYPNEIMLEIPLEAQPVIWLPRPSRKRDDRVIVATALGHWALHLEKTRQANLGCGIQALYKPTSNQAREEARAFGAAFLMPKDTFFTFWSEGRSQAVSDHFDVPTEFVYLRAASLELRDTG, encoded by the coding sequence GTGATCAAGTTTGTTGAAAAGGTTGCTCGCATGCCTGCCAGACATCCGTCTTATCCCTATGTTGAACCAGTTTCAGCCTGCCCGACACCTCTGGAAATTGAAGTGCTTGCTGACGGCTGCGCGCACGAATGGGGCTGTCGACGTGGTATATCGCTGGATGAAATTTGTACGAATGCTGGCGTCGATATCGAATATTCGCACTATCCCAATGAAATCATGTTGGAAATCCCGCTGGAAGCACAGCCCGTTATCTGGTTGCCACGCCCAAGTCGTAAACGTGATGACCGCGTGATTGTCGCAACGGCACTTGGTCACTGGGCATTGCATCTCGAAAAAACGCGGCAAGCGAACCTGGGTTGCGGTATCCAAGCGCTCTATAAGCCAACCTCAAATCAAGCGCGCGAAGAGGCAAGGGCGTTCGGAGCAGCCTTCCTTATGCCCAAAGACACCTTCTTCACTTTCTGGTCTGAGGGCCGGTCTCAGGCCGTTTCCGATCACTTTGATGTACCAACCGAATTTGTGTACTTGCGCGCTGCCAGTCTTGAGCTGCGCGATACCGGCTAG
- a CDS encoding DUF4153 domain-containing protein: protein MVVRGVPHRIAKDAWWLDDADPPKGLRAAPVLIAALFLTDVLLWGYRPGLGLALWFFAMGGAIALSVANRLDFARALKASLVLLFAVLPLVEVAQFGTFMVALLGLYTFGVMITAQQGAGAPLWRAIARLPGYGIVQTVRDTFALRVSVPSTGSFRGLFFDWALPVAIGGVFLILFFAANPLLDQWVQRFAHLEPNFLPRLERVIFWTIMAIAVWPLLRLTVMMPALTQVKPSRLRGFRSGFLNERSVSRALVVFNVIFLMQTTLDLGYLWGGVALPDGMTYAEYAHRGAYPLLATALLAGVFALLAQPYLGTGSGVRRLLYLWIAQNVILVISSILRLDLYVDVYGLTRLRFAAFVWMVVVALGLVLIMMQLVGRKSVGWFLQRAFGLGLLAIYLCNLVNIDGYIARHNLADDRDNDYYLCGLGEGATPAIRAHQVAVGYEICDPYRVQLSQRKDWREWGYRNARLHRSLAVMEREQ, encoded by the coding sequence ATGGTTGTGCGCGGTGTACCGCATCGGATTGCGAAAGATGCATGGTGGTTGGATGATGCTGATCCACCCAAGGGATTGCGGGCGGCCCCCGTATTGATTGCGGCCTTGTTCCTGACGGATGTGCTGCTTTGGGGGTATCGGCCCGGATTGGGCCTGGCGCTTTGGTTCTTTGCGATGGGCGGCGCGATTGCGTTGAGTGTGGCAAACAGGCTGGATTTTGCGCGCGCCTTGAAGGCCAGCCTGGTGCTGCTATTCGCGGTGCTTCCGTTGGTCGAAGTGGCGCAATTCGGCACCTTCATGGTGGCTTTGCTGGGGCTCTATACATTCGGCGTCATGATTACCGCGCAGCAGGGGGCCGGTGCCCCGCTTTGGCGTGCGATTGCGCGGCTTCCGGGCTATGGAATCGTGCAAACGGTCCGCGATACATTCGCCTTGCGTGTCTCTGTCCCATCCACAGGCAGCTTTCGTGGCCTGTTCTTCGATTGGGCCTTGCCTGTCGCCATTGGCGGCGTCTTCCTGATTTTGTTCTTTGCGGCTAATCCACTGCTGGACCAGTGGGTGCAGCGATTTGCCCATCTGGAGCCCAACTTTTTGCCACGATTAGAACGTGTGATTTTCTGGACCATCATGGCAATCGCGGTTTGGCCATTGCTGCGCCTAACGGTGATGATGCCCGCCCTAACCCAGGTTAAACCCAGCCGTCTGCGCGGTTTCCGGTCAGGTTTCCTAAACGAACGTTCAGTCAGCCGTGCGCTGGTTGTCTTCAACGTGATCTTTCTGATGCAGACGACGCTCGACCTTGGCTACCTTTGGGGTGGTGTGGCGCTGCCAGATGGGATGACCTACGCCGAATATGCGCATCGCGGGGCCTACCCATTACTCGCAACAGCCTTGCTCGCCGGTGTGTTTGCGCTGCTGGCACAGCCATACCTTGGCACGGGCTCGGGCGTGAGGCGGCTGCTTTATCTTTGGATCGCGCAGAACGTTATCTTGGTGATCTCATCCATCCTGCGCCTTGACCTTTATGTGGATGTCTACGGGCTGACGCGCCTGCGCTTTGCCGCATTCGTCTGGATGGTCGTTGTGGCCTTGGGGTTGGTTTTGATCATGATGCAGCTGGTCGGCCGGAAATCGGTTGGGTGGTTCTTGCAAAGGGCTTTTGGTTTGGGTTTGCTGGCCATTTACCTTTGCAATCTGGTGAATATTGACGGGTACATCGCGCGCCACAACCTGGCTGATGACCGCGACAATGACTACTACCTTTGCGGGTTAGGTGAAGGTGCGACCCCTGCCATCCGCGCCCACCAAGTTGCTGTAGGTTATGAGATTTGCGATCCCTATCGCGTTCAGCTCTCCCAGCGCAAGGATTGGCGCGAATGGGGCTACCGCAACGCGCGTCTGCACCGTAGTTTGGCCGTGATGGAGAGAGAGCAATGA